In Juglans microcarpa x Juglans regia isolate MS1-56 chromosome 7D, Jm3101_v1.0, whole genome shotgun sequence, the following are encoded in one genomic region:
- the LOC121239554 gene encoding protein STRICTOSIDINE SYNTHASE-LIKE 3-like translates to MTPTGTLAGFFFLILAFYCGTDPFKHSAISQFPDFEAYAVDMPPWSQLPTERDTQNLLQKSEIKFLNQVQGPESIAFDPIGRGPYTGVADGRVLFWDGQSWTDFAYTSSNRSELCNPKPSPLSYLKNEHICGRPLGLRFDKKTGDLYIADAYFGLMKVGPEGGLAISLTTEAEEVPLRFTNDLDIDDDGNVYFTDSSTKYQRRNFMQLVFSAENTGRVLKYNPTTKETSVLLRNLQFPNGVSLSKDGSFFVFCEGSIGRLRKYWLKGEKAGTSEVLAVLPGFPDNVRTNEKGDFWVAIHSRRSIYTYFCALYPKIRKFLLKLPISGKIQFMLHIGGRPHAAVVKYSPEGKLLQILEDSQGKVVKAVSEVEEKDGKLWMGSVLMPFVAVYNLA, encoded by the exons ATGACACCGACCGGAACCCTCGCGGGGTTCTTTTTCCTCATCCTAGCCTTCTACTGTGGCACTGACCCTTTCAAGCATAGCGCAATCTCGCAATTCCCAGACTTTGAAGCCTACGCCGTCGACATGCCACCTTGGTCCCAGCTCCCTACTGAGAGAGACACCCAGAACTTGCTCCAGAAATCCGAAATCAAGTTCCTCAACCAAGTCCAGGGCCCCGAGAGCATAGCGTTCGACCCTATTGGCCGTGGACCTTATACCGGTGTCGCTGATGGGCGGGTCCTGTTCTGGGATGGTCAGTCTTGGACCGATTTCGCTTACACTTCATCCAACAG GTCAGAATTATGTAATCCAAAACCATCGCCTTTAAGTTACTTGAAGAATGAGCACATATGTGGCCGGCCTTTGGGGCTTCGGTTTGACAAGAAAACAGGTGATTTATACATTGCAGATGCATATTTTGGGCTAATGAAGGTAGGACCAGAAGGTGGCTTGGCAATATCACTAACGACTGAGGCAGAAGAGGTGCCGTTGAGGTTTACAAACGATCTAGACATTGATGATGATGGGAATGTTTATTTTACAGATAGCAGCACCAAGTATCAGAGAAG GAATTTCATGCAGTTGGTTTTTTCTGCGGAGAATACTGGGAGGGTTCTGAAATACAATCCAACAACTAAGGAAACCAGTGTCCTTTTGAGGAATCTCCAATTTCCAAATGGGGTGTCCTTGAGCAAGGATGGTTCCTTCTTTGTCTTTTGTGAAGGATCCATTGGCAG GTTACGAAAGTATTGGTTGAAAGGTGAGAAGGCAGGGACATCAGAGGTACTAGCGGTCCTGCCCGGATTTCCTGACAATGTCAGGACCAACGAAAAGGGTGACTTTTGGGTGGCAATCCACTCTCGACGATCCATATATACTTATTTCTGCGCACTATACCCAAAAATCAGGAAATTTCTCCTCAAGCTTCCAATTTCTGGGAAAATTCAGTTCATGCTTCACATTGGGGGCCGGCCCCATGCAGCAGTTGTCAAATACAGCCCAGAGGGTAAGCTTTTGCAGATATTGGAGGACAGTCAGGGGAAAGTTGTCAAGGCAGTAAGTGAAGTGGAGGAAAAGGATGGGAAACTATGGATGGGGAGTGTTCTGATGCCTTTTGTTGCAGTTTACAACTTGGCTTAA